A genomic window from Triticum urartu cultivar G1812 chromosome 7, Tu2.1, whole genome shotgun sequence includes:
- the LOC125523901 gene encoding 3-ketoacyl-CoA synthase 5-like, with the protein MSLNVSKNSSMRLKAVYQRIMDNFLAVVAAAISSYSLVALVRLGPAELISWLRELQLQPAHLFLAGFVPAAAATVHLMLRPRAVYLVDYACFHSSSNRPLGRIPMASFVEHTKHTPTIDDRSVRFMSRLLQRSGLGEETCLPAAHNYVPTHEYCTLDNARAEFELVIFSAIDDLLAKTGVAPDAIGALVLNCSLFCPTPSLVDIIVNKYNLRGDIRSINLSGMGCSAGLIAAGLARNFLQVLPRGACALVVSTETITPNYYVGNERAMLLPNCLFRVGGVAALLSTSPVNARFRLKHVVRTFTGANDDGAYRCVFQEEDDQGNVGINLSKNLMVVAGSSLQANITEIGPLVLPASEQLLFVLSFIARKVLGAHIKPYIPDFSTAFEHMCIHAGGRAVIDQLQKKLLLSDEQVEASRMTLHRFGNTSSSSLWYELAYIEAKGRMRKGDRIWMIGFGSGFKCNSVVWECIQPAARETDGPWTTSIHRYPVDIPDLLK; encoded by the exons ATGAGCCTCAACGTTTCAAAAAATAGTAGCATGCGCCTCAAGGCCGTGTACCAGCGCATCATGGACAACTTCCTCGCCGTTGTCGCCGCCGCAATCTCCAGTTACTCTCTCGTCGCTCTGGTGCGGCTCGGACCAGCAGAGCTCATCAGCTGGCTCCGTGAGCTCCAGCTTCAGCCAGCGCACCTCTTCTTGGCGGGGTTCGTCCCGGCCGCAGCGGCCACCGTGCACCTCATGCTTCGCCCGCGCGCGGTGTACCTGGTCGACTACGCCTGCTTCCACTCCTCCTCCAACCGCCCGCTCGGCCGCATCCCCATGGCCTCCTTCGTCGAGCACACCAAGCATACGCCCACCATCGACGACCGCAGCGTCCGGTTCATGTCGCGCCTGCTGCAGCGCTCCGGCCTCGGGGAGGAGACATGCCTGCCGGCGGCGCACAACTACGTCCCCACGCACGAGTACTGCACCCTCGACAACGCCCGCGCCGAGTTCGAGCTCGTCATCTTCTCGGCCATCGACGACCTCCTCGCCAAGACGGGCGTCGCTCCAGACGCCATCGGCGCGCTCGTCCTCAACTGCAGCCTCTTCTGCCCCACGCCGTCCTTGGTCGACATCATCGTCAACAAGTACAACCTGCGCGGCGACATCCGCAGCATCAACCTCTCCGGCATGGGTTGCAG TGCGGGGCTGATCGCCGCGGGGCTTGCCAGGAACTTCCTGCAAGTTCTTCCCCGAGGCGCCTGCGCGCTGGTCGTCTCCACGGAGACCATCACGCCGAACTACTACGTCGGCAACGAGCGTGCCATGCTCCTGCCCAACTGCCTGTTCCGTGTCGGCGGAGTGGCCGCACTGCTGTCGACGTCCCCCGTGAATGCCCGGTTCCGCCTCAAGCACGTTGTGCGCACCTTCACGGGCGCGAACGACGACGGTGCCTACCGGTGTGTGTTCCAGGAGGAGGACGACCAAGGGAACGTCGGGATCAACCTCAGCAAGAACCTGATGGTCGTCGCAGGGAGCTCGCTCCAGGCCAACATCACTGAGATCGGGCCGCTCGTCCTGCCGGCATCCGAGCAGCTTCTCTTCGTCCTCTCCTTCATCGCACGCAAGGTGCTTGGCGCGCACATCAAGCCCTACATCCCGGACTTCTCCACGGCATTCGAGCACATGTGCATTCATGCCGGCGGCCGTGCTGTCATAGACCAGCTGCAGAAAAAGCTCCTCCTCTCCGACGAGCAGGTGGAGGCGTCGCGGATGACACTTCACCGGTTCGGAAACACGTCGAGTAGCTCGCTGTGGTACGAGCTCGCCTACATCGAGGCCAAAGGCCGGATGCGCAAGGGCGACCGCATTTGGATGATCGGCTTCGGCTCAGGGTTCAAGTGCAACAGCGTAGTGTGGGAGTGCATCCAACCAGCTGCCCGCGAGACCGATGGGCCATGGACCACGTCTATCCACAGGTATCCGGTGGACATTCCCGACTTGCTAAAATAA